The proteins below are encoded in one region of Ostrea edulis chromosome 3, xbOstEdul1.1, whole genome shotgun sequence:
- the LOC125673994 gene encoding uncharacterized protein C6orf118-like: MTAYKFTSRKQLQQLLNDVEGVQKHDIHSYAGGHLNEAYLYKPPSSWASTKWTAGKEQKISLTLGDREEMPEADVRKSTHRETEMKETLYDFSVGTTGSVPLYSSEINFAPRVRYRNVKTPTSTVGTTVGTVDDRPESTKRHPSAASKKSIYTELQDGVLVEELKAEELMLPGYRLPPMEEEKDDHDGTEAGRKSLHMDGLITFRHQFLSTHHIGVTKRDQYGKLKSMENQVIGVKDASEQKVLSGVKAVKHLEHRLQEELESLDFVGDFRPNFHKLQVYSNVLEDLIEESPTFSYILRNIKAEYDNYISKLLDQQSPDHTKKLRTQVELMLFRGTSRPQELKESENKVTKLEDKTKSLLETNERLRKALLEEEEMLSRESTEHEPRIQLTGTYHEEPTAELADEIEHVKALILEKLDDLNALRTKLREEYVPLTVCTHLEQCIKETEVEVQKLLKQNEYLERSISEMEADLREAIQDADTSERDARRIWRKVNSRKGIPHMPHEKNGTTESDDDDDDESKWNWYIS; the protein is encoded by the exons atgacagcATATAAATTCACTTCCCGTAAGCAGCTGCAGCAGCTTTTGAATGATGTGGAGGGTGTTCAAAAACATGACATCCATTCATATGCAGGGGGTCATTTGAATGAAGCTTACCTGTATAAACCCCCATCATCTTGGGCAAGCACTAAATGGACAGCCGGCAAAGAGCAGAAAATCTCTCTAACTCTTGGTGATAGAGAGGAAATGCCAGAGGCAGACGTAAGGAAATCAACACACAGAGAGACGGAAATGAAAGAGACTCTGTATGACTTTAGTGTGGGAACCACTGGTAGCGTACCTTTATATTCTAGTGAGATAAATTTCGCACCACGAGTTCGGTACAGAAATGTGAAAACTCCAACAAGTACAGTTGGTACCACAGTGGGGACCGTGGACGACCGCCCCGAGTCCACAAAGAGGCATCCTAGTGCTGCATCCAAAAAATCTATTTATACAGAACTTCAAGATGGTGTTTTAGTGGAAGAACTTAAGGCAGAGGAGTTAATGTTACCGGGGTATAGGTTACCTCCGATGGAGGAGGAGAAGGATGACCACGATGGTACAGAAGCTGGTCGTAAGAGTCTTCATATGGACGGTTTGATTACATTCAGGCACCAGTTTCTGTCCACTCATCATATTGGGGTTACCAAAAGGGATCAGTATGGAAAACTAAAATCAATGGAAAACCAAGTGATTGGAGTGAAAGATGCTTCTGAGCAGAAAGTACTATCTGGTGTCAAAGCTGTTAAACATCTAGAACACAGACTGCAAGAG GAGCTCGAGTCTCTCGACTTTGTTGGAGACTTCCGGCCAAACTTTCACAAGCTCCAAGTTTACAGTAATGTTTTAGAAGATTTAATAGAAGAAAGCCCAACCTTTTCATATATACTAAGAAACATAAAG GCTGAATACGACAATTATATCTCCAAGTTGCTTGATCAACAATCACCTGATCATACCAAGAAACTACGGACACAGGTGGAACTCATGTTGTTTCGAGGAACATCACGTCCCCAAGAACTAAAGGAATCGGAAAACAAAGTCACTAAGCTGGAAGACAAGACCAAATCACTGCTGGAGACCAATGAAAG ATTAAGGAAGGCCTTACTTGAAGAAGAGGAAATGTTATCAAGGGAATCTACTGAACATG aaCCCAGAATTCAGCTAACAGGCACTTACCATGAGGAACCTACTGCTGAACTTGCGGATGAAATTGAACATGTCAAAGCCCTGATACTGGAAAAGCTAGATGACTTGAATGCACTCCGTACCAAACTCAGAGAAGAATATGTCCCACTGACTGTGTGCACTCATTTGGAACAGTGTATCAAAGAAACAGAG gtAGAGGTTCAGAAGTTGTTGAAACAAAATGAGTACCTGGAGAGAAGTATATCAGAAATGGAGGCTGATTTAAGAGAAGCCATACAAGATGCCGACACAAGTGAAAGAGATGCACG TCGTATATGGAGGAAGGTTAACTCTCGGAAGGGTATACCGCACATGCCCCATGAAAAGAACGGAACAACAGAGAgtgatgatgacgatgatgatgaaAGCAAGTGGAACTGGTACATTTCATAG